In Blautia sp. SC05B48, a single genomic region encodes these proteins:
- a CDS encoding redox-sensing transcriptional repressor Rex, with product METKQISKAVIKRLPRYYRYLGELMEDNVERISSNELSKKMHTTASQIRQDLNNFGGFGQQGYGYNVHYLYTEIGKILGLDTVHPMIILGAGNLGQALANYVDFEKRGFRLVGIFDVNPVLEGIAVRGLEIQMLSELPFFLRENNVEIAILTLPKNKAKEMADILVENGIKAIWNFAHLDLETPDDVIVENVHLSESLMTLSYNLSKYRQEHVDK from the coding sequence GTGGAGACAAAACAAATCTCGAAAGCGGTGATTAAGCGTCTGCCACGCTATTACCGCTACTTAGGAGAGCTGATGGAAGATAATGTAGAACGTATTTCTTCCAATGAATTAAGTAAGAAGATGCATACCACAGCTTCTCAGATCCGTCAGGATCTTAATAATTTCGGCGGTTTTGGGCAGCAGGGGTATGGCTATAATGTACACTATCTTTATACAGAGATCGGTAAGATCCTGGGACTGGATACTGTTCATCCGATGATCATCCTGGGAGCCGGTAATCTGGGACAGGCACTTGCCAATTATGTGGATTTTGAGAAGCGCGGGTTCAGGCTTGTTGGTATCTTTGACGTAAATCCTGTGCTTGAGGGCATCGCAGTCCGTGGACTTGAGATCCAGATGCTCAGTGAGCTTCCGTTTTTCCTGAGAGAGAATAACGTGGAGATCGCGATCCTGACACTTCCCAAGAATAAAGCCAAGGAAATGGCAGATATTCTGGTGGAGAACGGAATCAAGGCAATCTGGAATTTTGCACATCTTGATCTTGAGACACCGGATGATGTGATCGTAGAGAACGTTCATCTTTCCGAGAGTCTGATGACACTGTCTTATAATCTCAGCAAATACAGGCAGGAACATGTGGATAAGTAA
- a CDS encoding YebC/PmpR family DNA-binding transcriptional regulator produces MSGHSKFANIKHKKEKNDAKKGKIFTVIGREIVMAVKAGGPDPANNSKLRDVIAKAKANNMPNDTIDRGIKKAAGADSADSYEKAVYEGYGPNGVAIIVETLTDNKNRTAGNVRNAFTKGNGSIGTQGCVSFMFDQKGQIIIDKEELEDECGEMDADELMMTALDAGAEDFNEEEDSFEIITAPDDFSAVREALEKAGIPLVEAQIAMIPQTYVELTDDQAIKDLHRTLDLLDDDDDVTDVWTNWDE; encoded by the coding sequence ATGTCAGGACATTCAAAATTTGCCAACATCAAACATAAGAAAGAGAAAAATGATGCCAAGAAGGGTAAGATCTTCACAGTCATCGGCCGTGAGATCGTTATGGCAGTAAAGGCCGGCGGCCCGGATCCTGCAAACAACAGCAAGCTTCGTGATGTCATCGCAAAAGCAAAAGCGAACAACATGCCGAACGATACGATCGATCGTGGAATCAAGAAGGCAGCAGGTGCGGATTCTGCAGACAGCTACGAGAAGGCTGTATATGAGGGATATGGTCCGAACGGTGTTGCCATTATCGTAGAGACTCTTACAGATAACAAGAACCGTACGGCAGGTAATGTACGTAACGCGTTTACCAAGGGTAACGGAAGCATCGGAACACAGGGATGCGTATCCTTTATGTTCGACCAGAAGGGCCAGATCATCATCGACAAGGAAGAACTTGAGGATGAGTGCGGCGAGATGGATGCGGACGAGCTGATGATGACAGCTCTGGATGCAGGTGCTGAGGACTTCAACGAGGAAGAGGACAGCTTTGAGATCATCACAGCACCGGACGATTTCAGTGCTGTACGTGAGGCTCTTGAGAAAGCCGGGATCCCGCTTGTAGAAGCACAGATCGCCATGATCCCGCAGACCTATGTGGAGCTGACGGATGATCAGGCTATCAAAGATCTTCACAGAACACTGGATCTTCTTGATGATGACGACGACGTTACTGACGTATGGACAAACTGGGACGAATGA
- a CDS encoding type II toxin-antitoxin system PemK/MazF family toxin, producing MVIKRGDIFYADLRPVVGSEQGGIRPVLIIQNDVGNRHSPTVICAAITSKMNKAKLPTHIEIDASAYGIEKDSVILLEQLRTIDKRRLKDKVCHLDSAMLDKVNHALEISLELTF from the coding sequence GTGGTTATAAAAAGAGGGGATATTTTTTACGCGGACTTAAGACCTGTAGTGGGCAGTGAACAGGGCGGCATCCGTCCGGTGCTGATCATCCAGAACGATGTGGGCAACCGTCACAGCCCTACAGTGATCTGTGCGGCAATTACATCAAAAATGAATAAGGCAAAGCTGCCGACACATATTGAGATCGATGCATCTGCCTACGGGATCGAAAAGGATTCCGTGATCCTTCTGGAACAACTCCGCACCATCGACAAGCGGCGTCTGAAGGATAAGGTGTGTCATCTGGACAGTGCTATGCTTGATAAGGTGAATCATGCGCTTGAGATCAGTCTGGAACTGACTTTTTAA
- a CDS encoding sulfide/dihydroorotate dehydrogenase-like FAD/NAD-binding protein: MYKVLKAETLAAKIHLMVVHAPRVASHCLPGQFIIVKLDEKGERIPLTICDYDREAGTVTIVFQEIGASTIKMSALKEGDSFRDFVGPLGCPSEFVHEDIEELKKKKMVFVAGGVGTAPVYPQVKWLHEHGITADVILGSKTKDMVILEKELGAVSNLYVTTDDGSYGRSGMVTKTLEDLVTNEGKHYDVCVAIGPMIMMKFVCLLTKKLGIHTIVSMNPIMVDGTGMCGACRLQVGDEIKFACVDGPEFDGHLVDFDQAMKRSQMYKTQEGRALLKLQEGDTHHGGCGHCGGDN; encoded by the coding sequence ATGTATAAGGTTTTAAAAGCTGAAACGCTGGCAGCTAAGATCCATCTTATGGTTGTGCATGCACCACGTGTGGCAAGCCATTGTCTGCCAGGACAATTTATCATTGTTAAACTTGACGAAAAGGGAGAGAGGATCCCGCTTACCATCTGCGATTACGATCGCGAGGCTGGTACAGTCACCATCGTATTCCAGGAGATCGGAGCATCTACCATTAAGATGTCCGCACTGAAAGAGGGAGATTCATTCCGTGATTTCGTAGGACCTCTGGGATGTCCGTCTGAGTTCGTCCATGAGGATATCGAAGAACTTAAGAAGAAAAAAATGGTATTCGTAGCCGGTGGTGTCGGTACCGCACCTGTTTATCCGCAGGTTAAGTGGCTCCATGAGCACGGCATCACAGCTGATGTTATCCTTGGTTCCAAGACTAAGGATATGGTTATCCTTGAGAAAGAGCTTGGCGCTGTTTCCAATCTTTATGTTACAACAGATGACGGTTCCTATGGCCGTTCCGGTATGGTAACAAAGACTCTTGAGGATCTTGTGACAAATGAGGGCAAGCATTATGACGTCTGTGTAGCGATCGGACCGATGATCATGATGAAATTTGTCTGTCTTCTTACCAAGAAGCTTGGTATCCACACAATTGTCAGCATGAACCCGATCATGGTTGACGGAACCGGTATGTGCGGCGCTTGTCGTCTCCAGGTCGGTGATGAGATCAAATTTGCCTGCGTAGACGGACCGGAGTTTGACGGACATCTCGTTGATTTCGATCAGGCTATGAAGAGAAGTCAGATGTATAAGACCCAGGAGGGCCGTGCATTACTGAAGCTTCAGGAAGGCGATACCCACCACGGTGGATGCGGACATTGCGGAGGTGACAACTAA
- the alr gene encoding alanine racemase: MKKYERVKALVSLDAIAHNFEEMHKNVKEGTKIIAVIKADGYGHGARAIARLIQDYDYIWGFATATAEEALELRHAGITKPVLILGLVFEEYYEELAANDIRITISDLNTAAEYAKAGARIGKNVHIHLALDTGMTRIGYADIPENAIKIEKISKIPNLVIEGMFTHFARADETDRSPALVQLDRYLRFAELLEKRGVHIPVRHCSNSAGIIRVPEANLNVVRAGITIYGIYPSEEVERDIVKLTPAMELKSHVSYVKNVERGTAVSYGGTFVTERFTRMATIPVGYADGYPRQLSNKGWVLIRGKKAPILGRVCMDQFMVDVTDIPEVKAGDEVTLMGRDGEEFISVETLGDLSGRFSYEFVCGISKRVPRVYIKDGKECGEEESFFQ, encoded by the coding sequence ATGAAAAAATACGAGAGAGTAAAAGCACTGGTATCACTGGATGCCATTGCCCACAATTTTGAGGAAATGCATAAAAATGTCAAAGAAGGGACAAAGATCATCGCTGTGATCAAGGCAGACGGTTATGGCCATGGTGCCAGAGCTATTGCCCGTCTGATCCAGGACTATGACTATATCTGGGGATTTGCAACAGCTACTGCAGAGGAGGCACTGGAGCTTCGGCATGCAGGGATCACCAAGCCTGTCCTGATCCTTGGCCTTGTATTTGAGGAATATTATGAGGAGCTTGCAGCCAATGATATCCGGATCACCATATCGGATCTTAATACAGCGGCAGAATATGCAAAAGCAGGTGCACGCATTGGAAAAAATGTACATATTCATCTGGCTCTGGATACGGGAATGACAAGGATCGGATATGCGGATATTCCGGAAAATGCGATAAAGATCGAAAAAATCTCAAAAATCCCGAATCTGGTGATCGAGGGAATGTTTACCCATTTTGCCAGGGCGGATGAGACCGACCGTTCTCCTGCACTGGTGCAGCTGGACCGTTATCTCCGTTTTGCAGAGCTTCTGGAAAAAAGAGGTGTTCATATTCCGGTACGTCACTGCTCCAACAGTGCAGGTATCATCCGTGTTCCGGAAGCAAATCTCAATGTCGTTCGTGCCGGCATCACCATTTACGGTATTTATCCGTCAGAGGAGGTAGAACGTGATATTGTGAAGCTGACACCTGCAATGGAGCTGAAAAGTCATGTATCCTATGTGAAAAATGTGGAACGTGGAACAGCGGTAAGCTATGGAGGAACGTTTGTTACAGAACGCTTTACCAGAATGGCAACGATCCCCGTAGGTTATGCAGATGGCTATCCGAGACAGCTTTCCAATAAGGGCTGGGTCCTGATCCGGGGCAAAAAAGCTCCGATCCTCGGACGGGTCTGCATGGATCAGTTTATGGTTGATGTCACAGATATCCCGGAGGTGAAGGCCGGGGACGAGGTCACCCTGATGGGAAGAGATGGAGAGGAATTTATCAGTGTGGAAACACTGGGAGATCTTTCTGGAAGATTTTCCTATGAATTTGTCTGCGGGATCAGTAAACGTGTTCCGCGGGTTTATATCAAAGACGGTAAGGAATGCGGAGAAGAGGAGAGCTTTTTCCAGTAG
- the gltA gene encoding NADPH-dependent glutamate synthase, with product MADAKMLKKVPVREQDPKVRATNFEEVCLGYNQEEAMEEAQRCLGCKKPKCVEGCPVSIDIPGFIEHIKEGNMEEAYKVIGLSSALPAICGRVCPQESQCEGQCIRGKKGEAVSIGKLERFVADYALEHDIKPAGAEVKNGHKVAVIGSGPSGLTCAGDLAKAGYDVTVFEALHELGGVLVYGIPEFRLPKQKVVKKEIEKVKELGVKFETNVVIGKSTTIDQLIEDEGFEAVFIGSGAGLPMFMGIPGENASGVFSANEYLTRSNLMKAFDDSYDTPIAAGKKVAVVGGGNVAMDAARTALRLGAEVHIVYRRSEAELPARAEEVHHAKEEGIIFDLLTNPKEILVDENGHVNGMKVVKMELGEPDASGRRRPVEIPGSEYDMDVDTVIMSLGTSPNPLISSTTKGLDINKRRCIVAEEETGKTSKDGVYAGGDAVTGAATVILAMGAGKAGAKGIDEYLKNK from the coding sequence ATGGCAGATGCAAAAATGTTAAAAAAAGTTCCTGTAAGAGAACAGGATCCGAAGGTACGTGCGACAAACTTCGAGGAAGTATGTCTTGGATATAACCAGGAAGAAGCAATGGAAGAAGCACAGAGATGTCTCGGGTGCAAAAAACCGAAATGTGTAGAGGGATGTCCGGTATCCATCGATATTCCGGGATTTATCGAGCACATCAAAGAGGGCAACATGGAAGAGGCTTACAAGGTGATCGGTTTATCTTCCGCACTTCCGGCTATCTGTGGCCGTGTATGTCCGCAGGAATCCCAGTGTGAGGGACAGTGTATCCGCGGTAAGAAGGGCGAGGCTGTTTCTATCGGTAAGCTGGAGAGATTCGTTGCAGACTATGCTCTGGAGCATGATATCAAACCTGCAGGAGCAGAGGTTAAGAACGGACATAAGGTTGCAGTGATCGGTTCCGGTCCATCCGGACTTACCTGTGCAGGTGACCTTGCAAAGGCAGGATACGATGTAACTGTATTCGAGGCTCTTCATGAGCTTGGCGGTGTTCTTGTTTACGGTATTCCGGAGTTCCGTCTTCCGAAGCAGAAGGTTGTCAAGAAAGAGATCGAGAAGGTCAAAGAGCTTGGCGTTAAATTCGAGACAAACGTTGTCATCGGTAAATCCACTACCATCGATCAGCTGATCGAGGACGAGGGATTTGAGGCTGTATTCATCGGTTCCGGTGCAGGACTTCCGATGTTCATGGGTATTCCTGGTGAGAATGCAAGCGGTGTATTCTCCGCAAACGAGTACCTGACAAGAAGCAACCTCATGAAAGCATTCGATGATTCCTACGATACACCGATCGCAGCAGGCAAAAAGGTTGCAGTTGTTGGCGGTGGTAACGTTGCCATGGATGCTGCAAGAACAGCTCTGAGACTTGGCGCTGAGGTACATATCGTATACAGAAGAAGTGAGGCAGAGCTTCCTGCACGAGCAGAGGAAGTTCATCACGCTAAGGAAGAGGGCATCATCTTTGATCTTCTTACAAATCCGAAGGAGATCCTCGTTGATGAGAACGGCCACGTAAACGGTATGAAGGTTGTCAAGATGGAGCTTGGTGAGCCGGATGCATCCGGAAGAAGACGTCCGGTAGAGATTCCTGGTTCCGAGTATGATATGGATGTAGATACTGTTATCATGTCTCTTGGTACTTCACCGAACCCGCTGATCTCTTCCACAACCAAGGGCCTTGACATCAACAAGAGAAGATGTATCGTTGCCGAGGAAGAAACCGGTAAGACATCCAAGGACGGCGTATATGCCGGTGGTGATGCCGTTACAGGTGCAGCTACCGTAATCCTTGCCATGGGTGCAGGTAAAGCTGGTGCAAAAGGTATCGACGAATATCTGAAAAATAAATAA
- a CDS encoding ABC-F family ATP-binding cassette domain-containing protein → MILSCQNICKAFGEKVILNDASFHIEDREKAALIGCNGAGKTTLLRIIMQELSADSGTVVLARDKNIGYLAQYQDIHGHHTIYEELLTTKQHIIDMERRIRNMEQEMNTVTGDELNRLMETYTRLTHQFELENGYAYKSELTGVLKGLGFTEEDYDKQIETLSGGQKTRVALGKMLLSKPDILLLDEPTNHLDMESISWLETYLLNYPGAVFIVSHDRYFLDKVVTKVIEIEAGQTRVYSGNYSAYALKKAQLRDAQYKAYLNQQRDIKHQEAVIAKLKSFNREKSIKRAESREKMLDRVQRIEKPLELQDRMRISLEPRVLSGNDVLHVEALSKAFPGQTLFSDISFDIKRGERVALIGNNGTGKTTMLKIINGLIEADAGKFSLGSKVQIGYYDQEHHVLHMDKTIFQEISDTYPTLTETEIRNMLAAFLFTGDDVFKEISALSGGERGRVSLAKLMLSEANFLILDEPTNHLDIASKEILEEALVSYTGTVLYVSHDRYFINQTATRIMELTNQAVVNYIGDYDYYLEKKEELTSTYAPGSTSPEAPAEEKAVSENKLSWQQMKEEQAKKRKREAELKKVEARIEELETRDSEIDETMVLPDVCTNVAECTKLSREKAAIAEELEELYEKWEELA, encoded by the coding sequence ATGATTTTATCATGTCAGAATATATGCAAGGCCTTTGGCGAAAAAGTAATTTTAAATGATGCATCCTTTCACATTGAAGACCGTGAAAAGGCTGCTCTGATCGGCTGCAACGGTGCAGGAAAGACCACACTGCTGCGGATCATCATGCAGGAGCTTTCTGCTGATTCCGGTACCGTGGTGCTTGCCCGGGATAAAAATATCGGCTATCTTGCCCAGTACCAAGATATCCACGGACATCATACCATCTACGAGGAGCTTCTTACCACCAAGCAGCACATCATCGATATGGAACGCCGTATCCGCAATATGGAACAGGAAATGAACACGGTGACCGGTGATGAGCTGAACCGTCTGATGGAAACCTATACCCGCCTGACCCATCAGTTTGAGCTGGAGAACGGATACGCTTACAAAAGTGAGCTGACCGGTGTCTTAAAGGGTCTCGGCTTCACGGAGGAAGATTATGACAAGCAGATCGAAACTCTTTCCGGCGGTCAGAAAACACGCGTGGCGCTGGGCAAGATGCTTCTTTCCAAGCCGGATATCCTGCTTCTGGATGAGCCAACCAATCACCTGGATATGGAAAGCATCTCCTGGCTGGAAACTTATCTTCTGAATTATCCGGGAGCTGTTTTTATCGTCTCCCATGACCGTTATTTTCTGGATAAGGTGGTCACCAAGGTCATTGAGATCGAAGCCGGACAGACCCGCGTATACAGCGGCAACTACTCTGCCTATGCTCTCAAGAAGGCTCAGCTTCGTGACGCACAGTACAAGGCATACTTAAATCAGCAGCGGGATATCAAGCATCAGGAAGCCGTTATCGCCAAGCTGAAATCCTTTAACCGTGAAAAATCCATCAAGCGTGCGGAAAGCCGTGAAAAAATGCTGGACCGTGTACAGAGGATCGAAAAGCCTCTTGAGCTCCAGGACCGGATGCGTATCTCGCTGGAACCACGGGTGTTAAGCGGAAACGATGTGCTCCACGTGGAAGCGCTTTCCAAGGCCTTTCCGGGACAGACCCTGTTCTCCGATATCTCCTTTGATATCAAACGCGGCGAGCGTGTGGCACTGATTGGAAACAACGGAACCGGAAAGACCACCATGCTGAAGATCATCAACGGTCTTATTGAGGCAGATGCCGGCAAATTTTCCCTTGGTTCCAAGGTGCAGATCGGTTATTACGATCAGGAACATCATGTTCTGCATATGGACAAGACAATTTTCCAGGAGATCTCCGATACTTATCCGACTCTCACAGAGACCGAGATCCGAAATATGCTTGCTGCATTTCTTTTTACCGGAGATGATGTTTTCAAGGAGATCTCCGCACTTTCCGGTGGAGAAAGAGGCCGTGTTTCCCTTGCAAAGCTGATGCTTTCCGAAGCCAACTTCCTGATCCTTGACGAGCCTACCAACCATCTGGATATTGCCTCCAAGGAGATCCTGGAGGAAGCACTGGTCAGCTACACCGGTACAGTCCTTTATGTATCCCATGACCGTTACTTTATCAATCAGACTGCGACCAGGATCATGGAGCTGACAAACCAGGCAGTGGTAAATTACATCGGTGATTATGATTACTATCTGGAAAAGAAGGAGGAGCTGACCAGTACCTATGCACCGGGAAGCACTTCTCCGGAGGCACCTGCCGAAGAAAAAGCGGTTTCCGAGAACAAGCTTTCCTGGCAGCAGATGAAGGAAGAACAGGCAAAGAAACGAAAACGAGAAGCCGAGCTGAAAAAAGTCGAAGCCCGTATCGAAGAGCTGGAAACAAGAGACAGTGAGATCGACGAAACCATGGTCCTTCCGGATGTCTGCACCAATGTAGCGGAATGTACAAAGCTGAGCCGCGAAAAAGCAGCTATCGCTGAAGAACTGGAAGAGCTTTATGAAAAATGGGAAGAGCTGGCCTGA
- a CDS encoding ClpP family protease, giving the protein MEKQSEERKQKELDREASQNEQIRETGQAVLDGNSRKHKVELLTVIGEIEGHESAPSHSKTTKYEHVLPKLALIEDDEEIEGLLILLNTVGGDVEAGLAIAEMIASLSIPTVSLVLGGGHSIGVPMAVSADYSFIVPSATMVVHPVRQNGMFIGVAQSYRNMEKIQDRIIAFVSGHSHITAERMEELMLDTSQLVKDVGTMLEGEEAVKEGLIDEVGGIREALDRLYTLIEKKKSQK; this is encoded by the coding sequence ATGGAAAAACAGAGCGAAGAGAGAAAACAGAAGGAACTGGACCGGGAAGCGAGCCAGAACGAACAGATCCGGGAAACCGGGCAGGCAGTGCTCGATGGAAATTCCCGGAAGCATAAAGTGGAGCTTCTGACGGTGATCGGGGAAATCGAAGGTCATGAATCCGCGCCGTCTCACAGCAAAACAACCAAGTATGAGCATGTACTGCCAAAGCTGGCTCTCATTGAGGACGATGAAGAGATCGAGGGACTTCTTATCCTTTTAAATACGGTAGGAGGAGATGTGGAGGCAGGGCTTGCCATTGCGGAGATGATCGCGTCTCTGAGTATCCCTACGGTTTCCCTGGTGCTGGGCGGGGGACATTCCATAGGTGTACCCATGGCGGTATCAGCAGATTATTCTTTTATCGTGCCAAGTGCCACCATGGTGGTCCATCCGGTGCGTCAGAATGGAATGTTTATTGGCGTGGCGCAGTCCTACCGCAATATGGAAAAGATCCAGGACCGGATTATTGCCTTTGTATCCGGACATTCACATATCACGGCAGAACGGATGGAGGAGCTGATGCTGGATACCTCCCAGCTTGTAAAAGATGTAGGAACTATGCTGGAAGGGGAGGAAGCGGTAAAGGAAGGGCTCATCGATGAAGTAGGAGGGATCCGGGAGGCGCTGGACCGATTGTATACCCTCATCGAAAAGAAAAAATCACAGAAATAA
- a CDS encoding pyridoxamine kinase: MKKIAVINDLSGLGKCSLTAAIPVISVMGVQACPLPTAVLSNQTGYESYFCEDFTEHMELYMEQWKKRGFFPDGIYTGFLSDDKQADRILKFMDAFAGKDTLILTDPVMGDDGAVYPIYTEELRSRFCELTHRSYVITPNLTEALLLLYGKEKMEEIWNKLQKASEARRMEEIREIGCGLARKFSLPAVVITGVDHREEGQPLKMGNLVLENGNSSWVFAEKSGGSYSGTGDLFASVLSAGLVKRYSMKTCAELAVDFISASIRDAVEEGTDRNDGVCFEQHLGMLLP; the protein is encoded by the coding sequence ATGAAAAAAATAGCAGTGATCAATGATCTTTCCGGGCTGGGGAAATGTTCACTGACAGCAGCGATCCCGGTGATCTCGGTGATGGGAGTCCAGGCGTGTCCACTTCCCACCGCTGTTTTAAGCAACCAGACCGGTTATGAAAGTTATTTCTGTGAGGATTTCACAGAGCATATGGAACTATATATGGAGCAGTGGAAAAAAAGAGGATTTTTTCCGGATGGGATCTATACAGGATTTCTTTCTGATGATAAGCAGGCAGACAGGATCCTGAAATTTATGGATGCGTTTGCAGGGAAGGATACTCTGATCCTTACAGACCCGGTGATGGGGGATGACGGCGCGGTTTATCCAATCTATACAGAAGAGCTCCGCAGCCGGTTCTGCGAACTGACACACCGTTCCTATGTGATCACACCGAACCTTACGGAAGCCCTCCTTCTTCTCTACGGAAAAGAAAAAATGGAGGAGATCTGGAATAAACTGCAAAAGGCATCAGAGGCCCGGCGGATGGAAGAGATCCGGGAGATCGGGTGCGGACTTGCCCGGAAATTTTCACTTCCTGCCGTTGTGATCACCGGAGTGGATCACAGGGAGGAGGGGCAGCCTCTGAAAATGGGGAATCTTGTCCTGGAAAACGGAAACAGCTCCTGGGTATTTGCAGAGAAATCAGGAGGAAGCTATTCCGGGACAGGAGATCTTTTTGCATCCGTGCTCAGTGCAGGGCTGGTAAAAAGATATTCCATGAAAACCTGTGCAGAGCTGGCCGTGGACTTTATCTCGGCATCGATCCGGGATGCGGTGGAGGAAGGAACAGACCGTAACGATGGTGTATGCTTTGAACAGCATCTTGGCATGCTGCTTCCATAA
- a CDS encoding NAD(P)H-hydrate dehydratase: MKKLVTCAEMKDLDSTTIREIGVPSEVLMERAALKVVEETEKYLQKDERILVVCGSGNNGGDGIAVARLFHLKGIRAEFYMVGNKDKMTRETALQYKIASGYRVPEVNNPQWSEYTTIVDAVFGVGLTRPIEGHYADIIHEMNSARAKKIAVDIPSGVNGDTGLEMGIAFSADLTVTFAYRKRGLCFYPGRLYAGRIVTADIGIYEQEAVTASAACLENKDLKLFPERDPGGNKGTFGKVLFVTGSEGMCGAAYLSASAALRAGAGMVKIQTVEANRIPLQILLPEAMVCSRFDQESNEQLLSWCDVIVIGPGLGTSVASREREQWFLTAAAREKKPLILDADGLNLLAAHPQWYQYLGEHVVLTPHIGEMSRLSGRTIQEIQHEIADTALKCAAETGSVCVLKDACTVIADEKGQMYLNLSGNSGMATAGSGDVLSGILAAVLCMYLKTEEQPPMVLKAALGVYLHGLCGDLAAAEKGKRSMLAGDIIEYLPKALAIGEEESGL; encoded by the coding sequence ATGAAGAAGCTTGTTACCTGCGCAGAAATGAAGGATCTGGACTCCACAACGATCCGTGAGATCGGAGTTCCCTCCGAGGTTCTGATGGAGCGGGCAGCACTGAAGGTGGTAGAGGAAACAGAAAAGTATCTCCAGAAGGACGAAAGGATCCTGGTAGTTTGCGGAAGCGGAAATAATGGCGGTGACGGTATCGCTGTTGCCAGATTGTTCCATCTGAAGGGAATCCGGGCAGAGTTTTATATGGTCGGAAACAAAGATAAAATGACCAGAGAGACAGCTCTTCAGTATAAGATCGCTTCCGGTTATCGTGTCCCTGAGGTGAATAACCCGCAGTGGAGTGAATATACTACTATAGTAGATGCCGTGTTTGGGGTAGGCCTGACGCGTCCGATCGAGGGGCATTATGCTGATATCATCCATGAGATGAACAGTGCGAGGGCCAAAAAGATCGCAGTTGACATCCCGTCAGGAGTGAACGGAGATACTGGCCTGGAAATGGGAATTGCCTTCAGCGCCGATCTGACTGTTACATTTGCCTACCGGAAAAGAGGTCTTTGCTTTTATCCGGGAAGACTGTATGCAGGAAGGATCGTTACCGCCGATATCGGGATCTATGAACAGGAAGCTGTGACTGCATCTGCCGCCTGTCTGGAAAATAAAGATCTGAAGCTGTTTCCGGAACGTGATCCCGGCGGAAACAAGGGTACCTTCGGAAAAGTGCTCTTTGTGACCGGAAGTGAGGGAATGTGCGGAGCCGCTTATTTAAGCGCCAGTGCAGCACTTCGTGCCGGTGCGGGAATGGTAAAGATCCAGACTGTGGAAGCCAACAGGATCCCACTGCAGATACTCCTTCCGGAGGCTATGGTCTGCAGCCGCTTTGATCAGGAATCCAATGAACAGCTTCTATCCTGGTGTGATGTGATCGTGATCGGACCGGGACTTGGAACATCAGTGGCCAGCCGTGAGAGAGAACAGTGGTTTCTCACGGCGGCTGCCCGGGAGAAAAAGCCGCTGATCCTGGATGCGGACGGCCTGAACCTTCTGGCTGCACATCCACAATGGTATCAGTATCTGGGAGAGCATGTAGTCCTGACACCGCATATCGGAGAAATGAGCCGGCTCAGTGGCAGAACGATCCAGGAGATTCAGCATGAGATCGCAGATACTGCACTGAAATGTGCTGCGGAAACAGGCTCTGTGTGCGTATTGAAGGATGCATGTACGGTGATCGCAGATGAAAAAGGCCAGATGTATCTGAATCTTTCCGGTAATTCCGGAATGGCAACTGCAGGAAGCGGAGATGTGCTTTCCGGGATCCTGGCAGCAGTGTTATGTATGTATCTGAAAACGGAGGAACAGCCTCCCATGGTTTTAAAGGCCGCGTTAGGTGTTTATCTTCACGGACTTTGCGGTGATCTTGCAGCCGCTGAAAAAGGAAAGCGCAGTATGCTGGCAGGAGATATCATAGAATATCTGCCCAAGGCATTAGCTATAGGTGAAGAGGAGTCGGGATTATGA